One segment of Sesamum indicum cultivar Zhongzhi No. 13 linkage group LG4, S_indicum_v1.0, whole genome shotgun sequence DNA contains the following:
- the LOC105160407 gene encoding plastidial pyruvate kinase 2-like, whose product MAQVVATRLIHGAFAANTGSRSLQSRAERLRPTSGFEAKVFAQTEKRSSRGAVHVSAPITARRSSGVEPHVIPVSPEDVPKAEEQNQYLQGIPQIGETSVGMWSKPTVRRKTKIVCTIGPSTNTREMIWKLAEAGMNVARLNMSHGDHASHQKVIDLVKEYNAQAKDNVIAIMLDTKGPEVRSGDLPQPITLTTGQEFTFTIRRGVGTADCVSVNYDDFVNDVEVGDMLLVDGGMMSLMVKSKTEDSVKCEVVDGGELKSRRHLNVRGKSATLPSITEKDWDDIKFGVDNKVDFYAVSFVKDAAVVHELKNYLKDAGADIHVIVKIESADSIPNLHSIITASDGAMVARGDLGAELPIEEVPLLQEEIITICRSMGKAVIVATNMLESMIVHPTPTRAEVSDIAIAVREGADAVMLSGETAHGKFPLKAVKVMHTVSLRTEATIVGAQTPANLGQTFKNHMSEMFAFHATMMSNTLGTSIVVFTRTGFMAILLSHFRPSGTIFAFTNEKRVQQRLALYQGVCPIHMEFSADAEETFSNALALLQKQGMVKEGEQVALVQSGRQPIWRFQSTHNIQVRKV is encoded by the exons ATGGCTCAAGTGGTGGCGACTCGGTTGATTCACGGTGCATTTGCTGCGAATACTGGTTCTCGATCTCTCCAGAGCCGGGCTGAGAGACTGCGGCCGACTTCTGGCTTCGAGGCGAAGGTTTTTGCACAAACCGAGAAGAGGAGCAGCCGCGGAGCTGTGCACGTCAGCGCGCCGATCACGGCGAGGAGATCTAGCGGTGTTGAGCCGCATGTGATTCCAGTTTCTCCTGAAGACGTGCCAAAG GCAGAAGAACAAAACCAATATTTACAGGGGATTCCACAAATTGGTGAGACATCAGTGGGTATGTGGTCTAAGCCTACCGTCAGGCGCAAGACAAAGATTGTTTGCACGATAGGCCCCTCAACCAACACCAGGGAAATGATATGGAAGTTGGCAGAGGCTGGAATGAATGTTGCTCGTCTTAATATGTCCCATGGAGACCATGCATCTCACCAAAAAGTAATTGACTTGGTTAAGGAATATAATGCCCAAGCAAAAGACAATGTTATTGCCATCATGCTTGACACTAAG GGTCCTGAAGTTAGGAGTGGCGATTTACCTCAACCCATTACATTGACTACTGGTCAGGAATTTACTTTCACAATCCGAAGAGGAGTTGGCACAGCAGACTGTGTCAGTGTGAACTATGATGATTTTGTCAATGATGTAGAAGTGGGAGACATGCTACTTGTTGATG GTGGTATGATGTCATTAATGGTAAAATCAAAGACGGAAGATTCTGTGAAATGTGAAGTTGTTGATGGGGGAGAGCTTAAATCCCGACGGCATCTTAATGTTCGCGGAAAAAGTGCAACACTGCCTTCCATAACTG AAAAGGACTGGGACGACATCAAATTTGGAGTGGATAACAAAGTTGACTTCTATGCTGTTTCTTTTGTCAAGGATGCAGCTGTGGTCCACGAACTGAAGAATTATCTGAAAG ATGCTGGTGCAGATATTCATGTCattgtaaaaattgaaagtgCAGATTCCATACCAAATCTGCATTCAATTATAACTGCATCTGATGGG GCTATGGTTGCGAGAGGGGATCTTGGAGCCGAGTTGCCAATTGAAGAGGTTCCTTTGTTGCAG GAAGAAATTATCACGATATGTCGTAGTATGGGGAAGGCAGTCATAGTGGCAACAAATATGCTTGAAAGCATGATTGTGCATCCTACTCCTACCCGGGCAGAGGTATCAGATATTGCTATTGCTGTTAGAGAAGGAGCAGATGCTGTTATGCTTTCTGGAGAAACTGCTCATGGGAA GTTCCCACTGAAAGCAGTCAAGGTCATGCACACAGTGTCTTTGAGGACTGAAGCTACAATAGTTGGTGCCCAAACTCCAGCAAATCTGGGCCAAACCTTCAAG AATCATATGAGCGAAATGTTTGCCTTCCATGCAACAATGATGTCTAACACCCTTGGAACTTCTATCGTTGTCTTCACTAGAACTGGCTTCATGGCCATTCTACTGAGCCATTTTCGACCATCTGGCACAATTTTTGCTTTCACAAATGA GAAGAGAGTACAGCAGAGATTGGCCTTGTACCAAGGTGTTTGTCCCATACACATGGAGTTCTCTGCGGATGCTGAGGAAACATTTTCCAATGCGCTGGCTTTGTTACAG AAGCAAGGAATGGTGAAAGAAGGCGAGCAGGTTGCACTTGTTCAAAGTGGTAGACAACCTATCTGGCGGTTCCAATCCACCCATAATATTCAGGTGAGGAAAGTATAG
- the LOC105160408 gene encoding WD repeat-containing protein 91 homolog isoform X1 yields MEKMKFAEELVREFLVFRGFTNTLQAFEKELATDIGKGFQVDKILDLIFSVYIPKFEADKLVDLLSFLRNCFSFSDSNLISVISKLDQSILRYYIVNALKCGRKDKVLEFFGAFGNDLLRRDDSWSSWFAIPYLQNPHLDPQFRVYFSEEWFRALHLSIMNFLSEILNGTRTPALLKISSERDTVKRLKKEINQLNLKLSQVQTLLQEKEALLRLSRSGAEDAVIPPSNVTPPGERESFQIRDNVVGSCESRFNFNNHADESGNSNILQGFIDDSPLGSGSDLQSEENFLEVNAVFQDSFLGHTSPISCSRFSASGDNIASSSIDGTVRIWTYDSAAPTSRNATIYCGAEIMSLEWDCKSDRLLLIGTSDGGIKAWNVDAKRVVCDLNSSEGYPSILDLKCSPVEPIFVSAAASRRDGTGYFDNLGFASLTVWNMRTWKPMTVLPLGKDPPAVTSLSFNHNGKLLAAAATDGMIHMFDMSAGQQVTGWPAHDSAISSIRFGPDETSIFSLGTDGNIFEWSLHNQGKILWSRNCSRFCNPQNSSDWKHEMALDADGRRLLVTSSSTSAPIYQVRGQMSVMRTLSHSGSITTVDWHPTLPIFLTGSADHSVRVTSIL; encoded by the exons ATGGAGAAGATGAAATTCGCGGAGGAGCTCGTTAGAGAATTTCTCGTGTTCAGAGGATTCACCAACACTCTCCAGGCTTTCGAGAAAGAGCTAGCAACTGATATTGGCAAGGGATTTCAAGTTGATAAGATTCTGGACTTAATTTTCTCTGTTTACATCCCCAAATTCGAGGCCGATAAGTTGGTTGATCTGCTTAGCTTTTTGAGAAACTGCTTTTCGTTTTCGGATTCAAATCTGATTTCTGTTATATCGAAATTAGACCAGTCGATACTGCGGTATTACATTGTTAATGCGCTTAAATGTGGAAGGAAAGACAAAGTGTTGGAGTTTTTCGGAGCTTTTGGCAATGATTTGCTGCGGAGAGACGATAGTTGGAGTTCCTGGTTTG CAATTCCGTATTTGCAGAATCCGCATTTGGATCCGCAGTTTCGCGTGTATTTTTCTGAGGAATGGTTCCGTGCTTTGCACCTTTCTATTATGAATTTCTTAAGTGAGATTCTTAACGGAACTC GTACCCCTGCCTTATTGAAGATCAGTTCTGAAAGGGATACAGTGAAACGTCTCAAGAAAGAGATTAATCAACTTAATCTCAAGCTATCACAAGTTCAGACGTTGTTGCAGGAAAAAGAGGCACTATTGCGTCTTTCAAGGAG TGGTGCAGAAGATGCTGTAATACCACCTAGCAATGTGACACCGCCGGGAGAAAGAGAGTCATTTCAGATTAGGGACAATGTTGTGGGATCTTGTGAATCAAGATTTAACTTTAACAATCATGCTGATGAGAGTGGGAACAGTAATATTCTGCAAGGTTTTATTGATGACTCTCCTCTTG GAAGTGGTTCCGATTTGCAGAGTGAAGAAAACTTTCTAGAAGTGAACGCAGTGTTTCAG GATTCATTCTTGGGCCATACAAGTCCCATCAGTTGTAGCCGCTTTTCTGCCTCTGGCGACAATATTGCTAGTTCTTCAATTGATGGCACAGTTAG GATATGGACCTATGATTCAGCAGCACCAACATCTAGAAATGCCACCATCTATTGCGGAGCCGAGATCATGTCTCTTGAGTGGGACTGCAAATCTGATCGTTTG CTACTGATAGGCACTTCTGATGGAGGCATTAAAGCATGGAATGTAGATGCTAAGCGTGTTGTCTGTGATCTCAACTCAAGTGAAGGATACCCTAG CATTTTGGACCTAAAATGCAGCCCTGTGGAGCctatttttgtttctgcagCAGCATCGAGGAG GGATGGTACTGGCTATTTTGATAACTTGGGGTTTGCTTCATTAACTGTATGGAACATGAGAACATGGAAGCCTATG ACAGTGCTTCCTCTTGGTAAAGATCCACCAGCAGTGACCTCCTTGAGTTTCAATCACAATGGAAAGCTTTTAGCAGCTGCTGCAACTGATGGAATGATTCATATGTTTG ACATGTCTGCTGGACAGCAAGTTACTGGATGGCCAGCTCATGATTCTGCAATTAGCTCGATTCGTTTTGGGCCCGATGAGACCAGCATTTTTAGCTTAGGAACTGATGGAAAT ATATTCGAATGGAGCTTGCACAATCAAGGCAAAATCCTTTGGTCAAGAAATTGTAGCAG GTTTTGCAACCCTCAAAATTCATCCGATTGGAAACATGAAATGGCTTTAGATGCTGATGGGAGGAGACTTCTGGTGACATCTAGTTCAACAAGTGCACCAATATACCAG GTCCGAGGTCAGATGAGTGTTATGCGAACTCTTTCTCATAGTGGATCTATCACAACAGTAGATTGGCATCCAACATTGCCCATCTTCTTGACAGGGTCAGCTGATCACTCTGTCAGGGTCACTTCAATTTTATGA
- the LOC105160408 gene encoding WD repeat-containing protein 91 homolog isoform X2, which yields MEKMKFAEELVREFLVFRGFTNTLQAFEKELATDIGKGFQVDKILDLIFSVYIPKFEADKLVDLLSFLRNCFSFSDSNLISVISKLDQSILRYYIVNALKCGRKDKVLEFFGAFGNDLLRRDDSWSSWFAIPYLQNPHLDPQFRVYFSEEWFRALHLSIMNFLSEILNGTRTPALLKISSERDTVKRLKKEINQLNLKLSQVQTLLQEKEALLRLSRSGAEDAVIPPSNVTPPGERESFQIRDNVVGSCESRFNFNNHADESGNSNILQGSGSDLQSEENFLEVNAVFQDSFLGHTSPISCSRFSASGDNIASSSIDGTVRIWTYDSAAPTSRNATIYCGAEIMSLEWDCKSDRLLLIGTSDGGIKAWNVDAKRVVCDLNSSEGYPSILDLKCSPVEPIFVSAAASRRDGTGYFDNLGFASLTVWNMRTWKPMTVLPLGKDPPAVTSLSFNHNGKLLAAAATDGMIHMFDMSAGQQVTGWPAHDSAISSIRFGPDETSIFSLGTDGNIFEWSLHNQGKILWSRNCSRFCNPQNSSDWKHEMALDADGRRLLVTSSSTSAPIYQVRGQMSVMRTLSHSGSITTVDWHPTLPIFLTGSADHSVRVTSIL from the exons ATGGAGAAGATGAAATTCGCGGAGGAGCTCGTTAGAGAATTTCTCGTGTTCAGAGGATTCACCAACACTCTCCAGGCTTTCGAGAAAGAGCTAGCAACTGATATTGGCAAGGGATTTCAAGTTGATAAGATTCTGGACTTAATTTTCTCTGTTTACATCCCCAAATTCGAGGCCGATAAGTTGGTTGATCTGCTTAGCTTTTTGAGAAACTGCTTTTCGTTTTCGGATTCAAATCTGATTTCTGTTATATCGAAATTAGACCAGTCGATACTGCGGTATTACATTGTTAATGCGCTTAAATGTGGAAGGAAAGACAAAGTGTTGGAGTTTTTCGGAGCTTTTGGCAATGATTTGCTGCGGAGAGACGATAGTTGGAGTTCCTGGTTTG CAATTCCGTATTTGCAGAATCCGCATTTGGATCCGCAGTTTCGCGTGTATTTTTCTGAGGAATGGTTCCGTGCTTTGCACCTTTCTATTATGAATTTCTTAAGTGAGATTCTTAACGGAACTC GTACCCCTGCCTTATTGAAGATCAGTTCTGAAAGGGATACAGTGAAACGTCTCAAGAAAGAGATTAATCAACTTAATCTCAAGCTATCACAAGTTCAGACGTTGTTGCAGGAAAAAGAGGCACTATTGCGTCTTTCAAGGAG TGGTGCAGAAGATGCTGTAATACCACCTAGCAATGTGACACCGCCGGGAGAAAGAGAGTCATTTCAGATTAGGGACAATGTTGTGGGATCTTGTGAATCAAGATTTAACTTTAACAATCATGCTGATGAGAGTGGGAACAGTAATATTCTGCAAG GAAGTGGTTCCGATTTGCAGAGTGAAGAAAACTTTCTAGAAGTGAACGCAGTGTTTCAG GATTCATTCTTGGGCCATACAAGTCCCATCAGTTGTAGCCGCTTTTCTGCCTCTGGCGACAATATTGCTAGTTCTTCAATTGATGGCACAGTTAG GATATGGACCTATGATTCAGCAGCACCAACATCTAGAAATGCCACCATCTATTGCGGAGCCGAGATCATGTCTCTTGAGTGGGACTGCAAATCTGATCGTTTG CTACTGATAGGCACTTCTGATGGAGGCATTAAAGCATGGAATGTAGATGCTAAGCGTGTTGTCTGTGATCTCAACTCAAGTGAAGGATACCCTAG CATTTTGGACCTAAAATGCAGCCCTGTGGAGCctatttttgtttctgcagCAGCATCGAGGAG GGATGGTACTGGCTATTTTGATAACTTGGGGTTTGCTTCATTAACTGTATGGAACATGAGAACATGGAAGCCTATG ACAGTGCTTCCTCTTGGTAAAGATCCACCAGCAGTGACCTCCTTGAGTTTCAATCACAATGGAAAGCTTTTAGCAGCTGCTGCAACTGATGGAATGATTCATATGTTTG ACATGTCTGCTGGACAGCAAGTTACTGGATGGCCAGCTCATGATTCTGCAATTAGCTCGATTCGTTTTGGGCCCGATGAGACCAGCATTTTTAGCTTAGGAACTGATGGAAAT ATATTCGAATGGAGCTTGCACAATCAAGGCAAAATCCTTTGGTCAAGAAATTGTAGCAG GTTTTGCAACCCTCAAAATTCATCCGATTGGAAACATGAAATGGCTTTAGATGCTGATGGGAGGAGACTTCTGGTGACATCTAGTTCAACAAGTGCACCAATATACCAG GTCCGAGGTCAGATGAGTGTTATGCGAACTCTTTCTCATAGTGGATCTATCACAACAGTAGATTGGCATCCAACATTGCCCATCTTCTTGACAGGGTCAGCTGATCACTCTGTCAGGGTCACTTCAATTTTATGA